TTCTTGGCCCTTATAGGAGAGGAGGCCTGACTCCATGGGCAGCAGGGACAAGCTGCCAGCCTatttcctgggggtgggggctggtggtgCCCCAGGTCTTGCTGACTCCACATGCTGGAGACGGAACTAAGGGTTCCTGGGAAGGGTTTCCTAACCCTTCCCAGGCAGGCCCTCCACTATCCTTCTGACTCATATCCTTCCAGTCCCAGAGGAGGCAAGACTCAGGGAGGCCCAACACTTAGGATCCCTGGCAGACAGGTGGCTCAGACTTGGCcagtttaagaaattttattgCTCAGAACCTTCCCTCCTTGGGCAGTGGCAGGAGCTTTGGAAACCAATCCTTGGGGACAGAGCCAGAGGCAATAGGTGGAGGAAAGAGTGTGGCACATTTGGTCCATTGTCCTGTTTTGGGAGTACGGTGGAGGTGGGTTGTAGACTCTTATACGGACCCAGACATGTTCCCCATGGGCAAGGTTGACATGCCAAAGCAGACCATAAGAGGTCAGCCTGGCTTGGGGTAAGGACTCAGTGCCCCTTGACCTTGTCCTGGGGTCCCTGGACATCCCAGAAGCTGAGCACCATCAGGCCCACATTGACGGCATAGGTAGTGATGCAAACAATGCAGAAATCATAGAGCACGAAGAACAGGATCCAGGCCAGGTAGACAGAACCAGCAAGAGACACTAGGgaactcagcagcagcaggatAGATACCCAGCGGCCCCGGAGGCAACCTGCAAGGGAAAAAAGGGTCAAACATGGGCTTCAGGGATTGGTCACCTCTAGAACATTACCATGACTTCATGGTGCCACCCAGACAGCAGAGGCTGCAGGAGAAGAGTCTAAAATAAGAGGGTCTGACAGTCCCCACCAAGGCCTTCACTTTCCTGTCTGTTTAATGATCCCCGGGGCCCAAATAGTGAACTTTCCTGCTGACATTTCATCTACATGAGATGAAAGATAATCTGTTAAGATTCCTGCCTCCCCACCAATGCTGTCCGAAAAGAATTTCTGAGTCTTTCCTACAAAACTGGTGTTGAAAGGCTCCTATCAGTTACCACCCCTAGAGTGCTCAGTGATGAGCAGCTCCCTGTCAGCTAGCTGTATGAATCCCCCAAATTGCAAGGGAAGGGGCTGGGCTGGccaaggaaggaagggctgtcaTGAAGGGGTGGGGCCTgcaaggaaggggcagggagagttACCTAATAGCAACTGTAGTGTATAGAAGATGCAACCGAATATGCTGTTGGATTGATTGAAGACACTGTCTGGCCCCAGGACTTGTTCCACCAGTCCGAAGCCCTGACCCCACCTGGTGGGTGTAGGGGGAGAAGCCCAGGTAAGGAGTGTCAATCCAGTGCCTTGGGCCCTGTCCTGGAAAGGTGATTTCCAAAAAGCCACCTATGCTGGCCTCCTTCCCATTGTTGCCATTTCTTGCAATCCTAGCTTCAGGTCCAGGGTCGATGACCGCCTGATGAAGCTTCCCTTTGGCCACGTCAGGCATCTGTGTGTTAGCTCCTATGTTCCCCTATTCCCAGGCCCAGTCTGGACATGGTTCCCCCTTAGGCCCCTCTTTTCACCCTAGACcttcaataatttattaaaaatttttattgatttgagagagagaagcatcattttGTTGTTTCAATTACTtacgcattcactggttgattcttgtatatgccctgactgggatcaagcCCACAAGATGGCAAGGTGGGAAATAATGGTTGACCCTGCTTAGTCACCAGAGACTGGGAATCTGGAGCAGAGTTCTGTCTGCCCTGGACCTCTTAATTCTCCAGCTCCCTGGCCACCCGTTCCCTTCCTCTGTATTCAGTCATCTCAATAACCCCAGGCCCTCGAGCACAGCCATACAGGGCCACCTTATCCGCGGGTACAGCCATACTCAAGACCACCAAGGTTTATTCTGCGTTACCCATCCTGCCTGGTAACCGTTATTCCCTGGAATCCAGATCCACATGTTACTCCCCAGAATAACTGCAGTTCCCAGCACTATctgcctcccaccccgccccgcaTTCCTATCTCTGACACACCCACACCCCATTCACAAGGCAGTGCCCCCTTAAGAAGCCCAGCCCCCCATGCATCCGCTTGCTGACATGCCAATCCCAGACTCCAGAACCATCTGGCAACCTGGCCGCCATGCACACCTGGTCCCCATGCACTGCTCCCTTGAGCAGTCCGATGCCCCAAGCCTTCCACTCCCGCGCGCACCTGGAGGAGAAGACGCGCGAACAGCTGATGGCCGTGCCCACATCGCAGAGAGCACGGTAATCCCGGTCCCGGGCGCGAGCCGCCTTCACATGCAGCGCGTAGAGCGAGAGCACTAAACCCGTGAGGCACAGTGCGAGCCTCACCCAACCGGGGCTCCCCCAGGTAGCGCCCATATCTCCGGGTCAGGCCAGAAGCGCCAGCCGCAGGAAAACCAGCCAcggagcaggggcggggcaggataTGGACacgccctctccctcccctcagggTGAGGGACATCCTGGTCTCCCACTCCCTGATCCAATTGGGTTTTCTTGGGACTTGGTAGGCGTGCTGGTGAGGTAGCGAAACAGCAAGAAACGCTGTTACAGGAAAATCAGATGAAAGGTGGTGGGTGGGTAATTACGACCAGGGGGCATGGCAGGCATTATGGGACTTGTAGTACGAGCGGCCGCTATGCCTCAAGGGAAATGGAGTCtctggagttttaaaaattacctatatATGTTAGTTATAGTTAAGAGTATATAGAGGAGAGCCCCCACCACCACAAAAGGAATTATCCTCTGGAGGGCAGGcatcttgtagtacaggcttcccctgctagatgagtgttccaggaacccatctgtatcagtgtacccgctggcattgctgtgagagCCTGCATTTGGCTTCCCCCAAgcttttttgaagactctttaaaCTCTTTGCCCATTCATAGTGGGTGACTTATGaacgcacctgcccacactgtgctgagtgttcagaagtttttaaccaaaaaacggcatgacccccgATGCTCCATCTTCCCTATTCACCCTATCTCCCCAGAGTGACTTTCTCTCCACCCCACTccatgaaaaaagtcttcaaagggaaacgttttgctgatgtgtaagaggtgaaacaaaaaacggcaggagcactaaaaggcatcaaaatcgagttcaaaaactgttctttttaaaaaaagattttaacttatttttaaagagaggggaagggagggagggagagaaacatcaatgcgtagtTGCctgtcatgcgccccctactggggacctaacctgcaacccaggtatgtgccctggactgggaattgaatcagggGCACTTTGGTTGctggtgggcactcaatccactgagccacaccagccagggaaagttaaaaaactgtttttgagcagtggaaaaaacctcttaataggtgtattgcatcaaatggagagaactttgaaggtgactaaaatttaaacatgttagaataaatacataatattttataaataaattcatggttttttggggtccctcctccctttccctccccctcccctcccttcccctccttctctccccttccttttctctttctcctcttcctctctctttccctctctcccttattTCCATCTCTATCACCTCAGCCACAACCTGACAGTATCCtaacctcatttcttttttttttttctaacctcATTTCTATTGTGGCACCTGCCTGGCTAAACCTGAGCCTGGGTCAATCCAACGGTCACTCCTTTCGAAGTTTACTGTGGGCTAGGTgaattctctccttccttcccacctgcattgaaatttgcttctctttcctgtttttagAAACAGCAACAAATCTCCCTTTACAATAAAGTTTTTGGGAAGATTTTATAATCTTagtctctccttctccttccttgctGCCCAGGACTTATTGCTGTTCAACAAATCACTATAAAATAGCTGCTGTCCCCAACACTATCCCAATTAATGGTTGGTGTCATCAGGACACTAAATCCAATggacatttttcagtttttatcagGCTTGACTTCCCAACAGTATGTCACTGTAATGCACTCCTTCCTGGGAACTCTCTTCTCTGGTGTCTGTGATATGTCGCTCTCCTGCTAGCCCATGTCCTTTCTCTGGCTGCCCCCTCTCAGGCGCACATCTCTTATTCCAGAGAGCAGGGTTGGCAGACTAATGGTCTCCACAAACATCCATGTCCTAATTCCTaggacctgtgaatatgttaggtTACATGGCAAATGGGAATTAaagttgcagatggaattaaggtcaCTAATATGCtgattttaaaagacagattATCCTGtgggtccaatgtaatcacaagggtccttaaaagTGAAAAAGGGCCATAGAACAAGAGACTCAGAGGGAGGTGTGACTACAGAAGAAAGGCACAGTGAGATGCAATATCGCTGactttgaagatgaaggaaggggTCATGAGCTAAAGAATGCATGTGACTCCCAGAAGTAGGAAAGGGCAAAGAAATAGATTCTCCCCTAGATTCTCCAAAAAGGAACTGCTGACATCTTGGTTTTAGCCCTGTGAGACTCCTGTCTGACTTTTGAACTATAGAACTGTAAGGCAATAAGCTCACGTGGAAAGAGACTTTAGAATGGTATAAATACCAGGGGTTGGGAATTTTAGAGGACTTATTGCTGTTCAACAAATCACCATAAAAATAATGGCATAAAGcaataacaattattattttctctcataGTTTTTATGGGTTACGAATTTGGGGAGAGAATTGTGGCTGGGTAGTCCTGGCTCACATAATTGCAGTCAGATGATGGCTAACACTGGAACAATGAGAGATTAAAGCAGCTGAGGGATAACCTAGCAgcgcttgctctctctctctctctttctcctcgtAGTCTCAGGGTCTATTTGTGTATCCATATAGTCTCTCTGTAGGGGCTACTTTAGGCTTTTGCATAGCCTAGCAGCCTCCAGGCTTAATAGCCAGCTTTCAAAATTGTCCTCAATGATTTCCACCTCCTGGTATCTCCTATACCATTGTATAGTCTTTCCCTACACTAAATAGGGCTGACCTGACCCAAGAGGGTAATACAGGAATGACTATGTCACTTTTAAGGCTGTCACAGAGATATTGTGGCTCCCGTCTTGCTTCCTCTTAGATCACTCATTCTGAGGGAAGCCAGCCATAGATAATAAGAACACTAAATTTCAATATCTCAGAGaataaatgtctttcattttttaaacaaatgtttattgaacactgTTATGTATCAGGATTAGGGGCTGGAGATAAATCAGTACAGCAGACAAATATTCATGCTCTGgtcttacattttataaaaagagaagaaaatgagcaaaataataactacataaagtatataatatattgGTGGTGCTAAAAGctatggataaaataaaaagtgggcaCAGGGAGAGGGATGGGGATGATTGCAATTTTAAATATAACAGTTGGGGTATGCTTCATTCAGTCGACATTTGGGCCAAAGCTTGAAGGATATGAGGGAGTAAGCTATGTAGATATCTGGGGGGTGCTCCAGGTAGAGTTCAGCTCCAGGTAGAGAACAGCTTGTGAGAGGTTCCGAGAGGTATGTTTAGGGAACaacaaggaggccagtgtggctggagccagtgagtgtgtgtgtgtgtttaaccaAAGGAAAGCAGGGATTGGTGGGcgggctctctgggcctcagttctctCACTGTAAAATGAGTAGAGTAATATCAAAGTGTTGTTATGAAGATAAAATTAGTACACAAAAGGCTCTAGAAGAGTATTCTGAAGAGGGATCGTGGAGTGCATGTGCAACCTACGCCGCCAGGAGGCAGCAGAGTGTTCGGACTGGCGCTCTTCCAGGCGGAGTCAAACTGGGTGAGGTCGTTCCCAGGCACCTCCCTCAACTGTGGCAGCCAAGGCTGCCAGCTAGCATATCGGGTCCACGTGGCGGCCACACCGCAAGCACTCAGCCCCCTGCGTCTCTGCTCAGGCTGTCCTGCCGTCTGGAGcaaccttctctctcccttccattggCTCAAGCGGTGCCTGCTTCAGGAGCTGAGGGGCCTCCTGGCTTTACTCCTGGGTATTGCCGATTTGCTGGAAAagaaagggtggggaggggttggaggaCGAAGAGGAACTCTAGAGACTCAGGAAACCCCTTCCTCATGGTCTTTGCAGATCTTTCCCCAATTCTTCAGGTGCTAGCCCTGGCGAAGGGCCCTAACTCTGCTAAAGGTTCAAGACAGCCTTCTGGCTCCAAAGATATCAGGCGcctcatttaacttttttctttaaaaacttaaaaattttttatttaaaatttttttaaatattttgtttatttttagagacggaaagggaagaaagggaggagagaaggagagaaacatcaaggtgtggttgcctctcaagtgccctctactgtggacctggcccacaacccaagcatgtaccctgactgggaattgaactggcgaccttttggttcttaggccagcactcagtccactgagccacaccagacatggctaatttaaaaacttacaaaatatttataaaatacatcatCATGGTAAAGAAAAATCCAATCAGTACAAGTAAACACATACTGAAAAGTCTCCCATCATCTCTTGCTTGGAAAAAGTAATTGTCTTTTCACTGGTTTCTCTGCCTTTGATCTCACTAATCCCACCCTCAAGTTAAAAATTTTCAGTGGCTTTTTACTACTTCAGGACAAGTGCAGACTTTTTTCCCTTCATGACCTGACTGGACACCCCATTAAGCTCCTCTCCTTCCCAGTCTCCAAATGGCTACAGCCATAACCTCAGACTATCCGGGTTATTCTCTATCTTGCCATCATGCccttcccaccccagctcccttACCTGGCTATGTCCTACACACGCTGCACCCTATCTGATGCTCTCACAGTCTCCTGTGCAGCCCTCATCATAGCTGATGACACTGAAACTGTTTTCAGGACaggaaaattttttgtttgtttgttttttaaatttgattcagCATCCAATCTCCTCTCTTGGCACAGACAAGTCATCCAATCAGTGTTAGTTGCaggcatgaatgaatgaaaatgaatgataATACCTAAGACACAGTGTTAATTCTGTGCCTGACATTGTTCCAGGCacattacatatataaattacaaatataaagcaCACAACAACCCCAAGGTTGCCACATCCTCATTTTACCAATACAGCACTTAAAAGCATTGAgcagtttaagtaacttgccctaaatagttagtggcagagctggggtttgaactaGGCAGTCTGATTTCCAATAAATAAACCAAGAACTGGAAGGAGAAAATCAGATTTAGGGAAGGAATCCAGGTAGGGCTTGATCAATGCTCTTTACATCTAAGGATCTTATTGCCCTCCGGTGTTTCTCCCCCAGGGAGCCCATTTTATTAGACTATGAAACAGAAGGCCAGGGAGACCACAGGTAACTCCGGGAATCCTATGGAGGGAACTGTGGTATTTATTTGTGGTTTCGGGAGCAGGGACAGAGCCAGGATGGGCTGACAGGTTGCCAGTCCTCCGCTCTAAACTACAACCCCCAGGAGGCACCGGGCGCCCATTGCCCACGTGACGTCACAGCGGCCGAGGCGAGAGCTGCCTCGCTAGCCCGGCCCGTCGAGTGCTAGGCGGTTCCGCTCGGACTACGGCGCTGGCTCGGGCCCCGCGGTAAGTGGAGCAACAGGCGTAGACCCTGAACGCAGAGGCTTCGCAGTGCGCGCCCGCAACCTCCGCCATTGTGCTGGACCGCCGGAGTGCGCGGGACGCGGGGCTGGCACCTACCATATGGGGGGATCCAGGCCGAACCAAGTGACCTGCGGAGAGGGTACCCAGATGGGGACTCCGGTTCGCAGCTTCGATGCAGCCGGCCCTCGGGCGCACTACGCTTTGTGGAGCACGCACGCACGGCAGGCGGGTGTAGGGAGGTGAGAGGTGGCGGTTGTGCCTGGTCTGGAGATCCTGGATAGGGGTCACCCCGACCCCTGAACGAGGGTGCCTGGGCGAGGTTTTGAGCTGGACAGGTCTGAGGATCTTATTCGCTCTAGACCACCAAATAGAGCCTCAGATTGAAGAATAGAAGCTCCGGAAAGCAAGGTTGTCCAGGTTTGGCCTATATGTGTGTATTTGGGGAGGTGGTTGaatgggttagggttagggagaTTGCCCAGAGGTTTTAGGATATACCAGTGCTTACGTGGAGAGATGTTCGGGTGGTCCGGACCCTATCCTTACaattcttccccccccccctcccccgtcccgaTAGATGGGAGCTGCTTCCTAGGTCTGAGCTTGTCAGCATCCTCCAACAGCCCGCGCTCCTGAAGTCAAGAGAAGAGCCCTTGCCTACCCATACCTCCCTAACCCCATTTGGGGGTCGCCTTCGTCTATCCAGTCCAACAAAGGAGGACGATGATACTTGCGTCAGTGCTTGGAAGTGGCCCCCGGGGCAGGCCTCCACTCCGGCCCTTCCTTGGGCCTGCACTCTTGCTCCGGGCCCTCTCCACATCAGCCACTGATACTCACCACATGGAGATGGCAAGGGAGCGCTCCAAGACTGTTACCTCCTTTTACAACCAGTCCGCCATTGATGTGGCAGCAGAGaaggtgggcagctggggcagcgaGGCCCGGGTCCGAAGCTGGAGTGGGTGTCTAGGGAAGGGGTGGAGCTATTATGGCAGGGCAAAGTATTGGAGATCCAGTGCTCAAGCCCCatctgcccctccagccctcagtCCGCCTCACTCCCACCATGATGCTCTATTCCGGGCGCTCTCAGGATGGCAGCCACCTTCTGGTAAGAATCCTGCTCACTGTTTTTCTGTCCGTCCCTGGAGCTATGGCCCAGCCACTCagaccccagccctgccttctgcctttttttcttctagaaaagtGCTCGGTACTTGCAGCAAGAGCTGCCAGTGAGGATTGCTCACCGCATCAAGGGCTTCCGTAGCCTTCCTTTCATCATTGGCTGCAACCCTACCATACTACATGTGGTAAGGTGGcccgtgggggggtggggggcatgggtTTCCCTAGTAGAGGGGACCTTAGATCAGAGTGGCTACCACCCAAGGGGCAAATGGGGCAATGGGCCTAGAGCGGCAGAGACTTGCCAGCCAAAAGATTTGAGGATTGATCATAGAGGACTCAGACCCAAACCTTCAGGCCAAGGCTGTGTGTTCATGGGGGCTTGAAAGGCCCCATGGTGGTTTGAACCTAGTGAATTGGGGTGGTGGCAGTCCCCTTGGGTTGACATAGGTAGTTATTCTCTACCTAGAGCCCACAGCATCCTTGTGAATTCTGACACCTCTTCCTTGCAGCATGAGCTGTACATCCGTGCCTTCCAGAAGCTGACAGACTTCCCTCCGGTGAGGGCTGGGTCAGGACAGGGTGAGGGGTTGAGAGGTCAGGGCTGAATCATCCATGCTTATGACTCTGTGGCCTGCAGATCAAGGACCAGACAGACGAGGCCCAGTATTGCCAGTTGGTGCGTCAGCTGCTGGACGACCACAAAGATGTGGTGACCCTCTTAGCTGAGGGCCTACGTGAAAGCCGGAAGCACATAGAGGTCAGCAGCCGAGCAGTGGGGTCCTGTTGGGGGCCCTGGGAAGGACATAGCATTTCTGAAGCCCCACTGTTTATAGGATGAGAAGCTTGTCCGCTACTTTTTGGATAAGACACTGACTTCTAGGCTTGGGATCCGCATGTTGGCCACACATCATCTGGCACTGCATGAGGACAAGGTGGGGCACTGGGACCTGAGACCTACCTGGGAATGTCAAATGAGGCAGGGGGGACTGAGCCAGGGGCCCACTGGGCTGGGGACCTGGGTAAGGACCTGGGGAGGGGCTTGGGCCACTTCAGCAGGCCAGAGGTTGCAAGCATTTGGTGACTGACGTGCGGGTGGAGGGCTGCCTAGTCCTGACCTTCTTTCTCCTGCCAGCCTGACTTTGTCGGCATCATCTGCACTCGCCTCTCACCAAAGAAGATTATTGAAAAGTGGGTGGACTTTGCCAGGTGAGGCTAGAACagctaaggggggggggggggggggcgtggatgTCTTTGGGCAGGGAAGGCTTGGCTCTGAGCCCTTGCCTGTGGTATGGTCTGGATAGGGTTTCTCAACCAtggcactattaacattttgggttagataattttgttttgtgaGGGGTTGTCCTGTGCTTGTTAGGATGTTTAGAAGGATCCCTGCCCTCTACTCACTTGATGTCAATAGTACTCCCCAGTTGTGACAAAAATGTCTTAAtttccctgggtgggggggccagGCATGAAGAAGGAAGCACCTccagttgagaatcactggtcTAGGTCTGAACCCTTGCTCCTACCCACAGACGCTTGTGTGAGCACAAGTACGGCAATGCCCCCCGTGTCCGCATCAATGGACATGTGGCTGCCCGATTCCCCTTCATCCCTATGCCGCTGGACTACATCCTGCCTGAGCTGCTCAAGAATGCCATGAGGTGGGCTTGCTGGATATGCTGAAAGAGGTCAGACAGGGACTGGAGTGAGGCTGGGATACCACCACCGACTACTGGTCTTTCTCCCCTGTATAGAGCCACAATGGAGAGTCACCTAGACACTCCCTACAATGTCCCAGATGTGGTTATTACCATTGCCAACAACGATATTGATCTCGTCATCAGGTTTGCTCTGAGTGGGAGTTGGGTTGGGGTAGACAAGGGGTTCCAGGCTATATGACTTGATATATGAACTCAAGCCAGTACCAGCCCCACTCTGAGACTTGGTCTCTGGTCAGACAAACTATTCTGTGGTCCTGAGATTGCCATGAGCTGGATAAGAATGAATCTGGGGCTAGCTGCAGGTTCCAGGGCCCTGTTCTTGTTAGCACCTGATGGGCCTAGAATGGGGAAAGAGGAGTAGCCAGTCTGTGATGCTGGGCTGAGAATAAGTGTGAAATCCCATGAGAAGGTATAAGCAGTCAGTGGCCCAGGCAGAGGAGGATAGAGAAATGcagctttaaaagaaataaggtCCAAGGGTCTAGGTGGACCTTGCCACCTTTGGGTAGAAGGGACAGGATGATACTGTCTGCCTGGGAGGTAGTGAGCACTCCTATCAAGCTGAGCCAAGCTCATATTATTGACATTCTGCCAGGATTTCAGACAGAGGCGGGGGAATCGCTCACAAAGACCTGGATCGGGTTATGGATTACCACTTCACTACAGCTGAGTCCAGCACTCAGGATCCCCGGATCAACCCACTCTTTGGCCACTTGGACATGCACAGTGGTGGCCAGTCAGGACCCATGCATGGGTGAGACCCCACCTGGCCATTCTGGAGGGGTGTGGGGCTCTAGTAGATTTAAGCCTCTGAAGCCCCTATCctgtcccctgctcccacctcagCTTTGGCTTCGGGCTGCCCACATCACGGGCCTACGCAGAGTACCTTGGTGGTTCCCTTCGGCTGCAGTCCCTGCAGGGCATTGGCACAGATGTCTATCTGCGGCTCCGTCATATCGATGGCCGGGAAGAAAGCTTCCGCATCTGACCCTACCACCCTTGGCCTGCTCACCTGCCAAGCTTGGGTCAAACACCCTGCCAGGACCTTCTGGGAAGACAGGGTGCCACCCTGCTCCACACGCTGCTGCATCTTGGGTCTTAGGACCCCAAACAAATGGACTTACATGGAGCCTGGTCCCAACCCTCCTCAATAGGGTCCACTGCTTCCTTGTCTCCAGGTCttggagggaggaagtggggaccCTTGAGGCCTCCAGCACCAGCTTCATCTTTCTCGTTCCTGGGGAACCCCATTTTGACCTGCTGTTTGTTATTAAAGTTCACATTTTGAATGCCCTCTTGGGCCCCAtgtggggagggcaggtgagCTTTTGTTTCTGATCCCATTCAGGTTTCCTGAGCTCTTGGGTGCAACTAATTCATACCCAGTCTCTTAATTGTCCTGACAGCCTGGCAGACCAGCAGTAGAATTGGCCCCAAGTCTCTTGCACATTTGATTTGGTGGGAGTAGGGGAGACTCAGTCAGTTTGTGCAAagacttttcattcatttcatttaacaaatgcGTCTGCTTCCCAGACAATGTGACCCAGCTTCAGGCCTCAGTTCTGACTCTTTCCTTCTTGGCAATCACAGGTTCTGCCTCTTGGCAGTCACAGGAGGTGAAGGTCACCAGACTGGGCAACCTCCTAAGCCATCTGATTCCTGAGCCTGAGTGAGGTTAAAAATATTGCCTACCACCTGTGCCTATTGCCTCCAAAGAAAGGAACACTCCAGATTGTGCCCGGGCATGCCCTGAGGATGGGGCCCTGGCAGGGAAGCAAAGGGGCTCCACAGAGCAGTGGGGCCTTCCTGCCCATCttgccagagaaagagaagaaaggtccAAGAGCCTGCTTGGTGGGACTGCTGATGGAGGTGAGGGATTGAGGGGGATAGGCAACCAGGGACTTGCTGGGCTGAAAATCCTGCTGGCTGCAATGCAGGtgggtgaggctggagaggtaaGCAGCAGCAGTCAGGGTGTAGGGCCTTGACTGTACAGCCAAGGACCATGAGCTTTATCCTGGAGGCAGCAGGGGTCCATGCATGTGTTTTAAGCTGGGAAAGGATGTATCAGGTTGAGTTCCCtagaagcagaccctgagatgGAGATCTGCATCCAAGTGATTGGTTGAAGAATGTTCCTGGAAGGGAGTAGGGGAAGCAGgaaaaggaagggcaggaggccAGGCAAGATTCTCAGACAAAAGTCCAGAGTCAGTAAGTTCTTCCACAGAGTTGGAGGCAAGAGAGCTAAGCTCCACAGACACTGGGTAATGTATGTGTTGGGAGGTACTTGAAACAGTTTTCAGCTATCTTAGGCAAAACATCTCTTAGCCAGAGGGGCAGTTCACCAAAGAACCTCTGATGCTATATTTTGAAAGCATATAGAACATAATCTGGGCACACAGAAGCACGAAAAAGAGATTCCAGGAGATCTGGGTGCGACATCTACACAGTTCTTGGAGCAAGGGCAGATGTGCACATCAGAACTACTGCTGGTGGCTGGTGGATATGAGGGAGAACAGCGAGGAGGTCAGTGGAGTGACCCTGATCAGGAATTTATAAAGCCTATAGTAATCCTTAACTATCCTTATTTGAAGATACCAGGTTAAGTCAAAAGTTAGGCACCAGATCCCTGGGCAGAAAGAATAACAATCTTGAAGATGGGGGTGaggtggagaaggggagaagacattactattttaattttgtattcctTCTGTTATTTAATACTGCTAGACACCTGGCATTCACTGCCCCTCCTCTCAAACTCCATTTCCCAAAAGCCAAGTTACCAGCATTTAAACTGCCAACCCCCAGAAAACCCTAActtgggtatttttctttttaaactttttaaaacttatttttagagagaggagaagggaaagagacaggaaaagaaacatcattgtgtgagaaTGAAAAGAGTCACCTCTCA
This sequence is a window from Phyllostomus discolor isolate MPI-MPIP mPhyDis1 chromosome 3, mPhyDis1.pri.v3, whole genome shotgun sequence. Protein-coding genes within it:
- the VKORC1 gene encoding vitamin K epoxide reductase complex subunit 1 isoform X1, with product MGATWGSPGWVRLALCLTGLVLSLYALHVKAARARDRDYRALCDVGTAISCSRVFSSRWGQGFGLVEQVLGPDSVFNQSNSIFGCIFYTLQLLLGCLRGRWVSILLLLSSLVSLAGSVYLAWILFFVLYDFCIVCITTYAVNVGLMVLSFWDVQGPQDKVKGH
- the VKORC1 gene encoding vitamin K epoxide reductase complex subunit 1 isoform X2, which encodes MGATWGSPGWVRLALCLTGLVLSLYALHVKAARARDRDYRALCDVGTAISCSRVFSSRLPPGPLGIYPAAAEFPSVSCWFCLPGLDPVLRAL
- the BCKDK gene encoding 3-methyl-2-oxobutanoate dehydrogenase [lipoamide] kinase, mitochondrial isoform X1, whose amino-acid sequence is MILASVLGSGPRGRPPLRPFLGPALLLRALSTSATDTHHMEMARERSKTVTSFYNQSAIDVAAEKPSVRLTPTMMLYSGRSQDGSHLLKSARYLQQELPVRIAHRIKGFRSLPFIIGCNPTILHVHELYIRAFQKLTDFPPIKDQTDEAQYCQLVRQLLDDHKDVVTLLAEGLRESRKHIEDEKLVRYFLDKTLTSRLGIRMLATHHLALHEDKPDFVGIICTRLSPKKIIEKWVDFARRLCEHKYGNAPRVRINGHVAARFPFIPMPLDYILPELLKNAMRATMESHLDTPYNVPDVVITIANNDIDLVIRISDRGGGIAHKDLDRVMDYHFTTAESSTQDPRINPLFGHLDMHSGGQSGPMHGFGFGLPTSRAYAEYLGGSLRLQSLQGIGTDVYLRLRHIDGREESFRI
- the BCKDK gene encoding 3-methyl-2-oxobutanoate dehydrogenase [lipoamide] kinase, mitochondrial isoform X2 — protein: MILASVLGSGPRGRPPLRPFLGPALLLRALSTSATDTHHMEMARERSKTVTSFYNQSAIDVAAEKPSVRLTPTMMLYSGRSQDGSHLLKSARYLQQELPVRIAHRIKGFRSLPFIIGCNPTILHVIKDQTDEAQYCQLVRQLLDDHKDVVTLLAEGLRESRKHIEDEKLVRYFLDKTLTSRLGIRMLATHHLALHEDKPDFVGIICTRLSPKKIIEKWVDFARRLCEHKYGNAPRVRINGHVAARFPFIPMPLDYILPELLKNAMRATMESHLDTPYNVPDVVITIANNDIDLVIRISDRGGGIAHKDLDRVMDYHFTTAESSTQDPRINPLFGHLDMHSGGQSGPMHGFGFGLPTSRAYAEYLGGSLRLQSLQGIGTDVYLRLRHIDGREESFRI